A genomic stretch from Falco cherrug isolate bFalChe1 chromosome 1, bFalChe1.pri, whole genome shotgun sequence includes:
- the NUP85 gene encoding nuclear pore complex protein Nup85 isoform X1, giving the protein MEELDAEPPLMVVPGADPAARQLCFAWGPAEVLVCETLFGRRGGSPVPVPRSPSPVPIPGPRSPSPTRSPSRPRALTGCVAGTGEGGPSASRVFVVRKDQDIYIQTLRKLFNESHGIFVGLQRSEEELVGKSRKAQLVQVSKNYRSVIRACMEDMHQAAFSARDPALQSQYSTQVSILSAMELIWNLCEILFVEAAAAGPLLLRLLDWVRLHVCDVDNMVREVLSSENPSKHKLFWNVVDVFVLQGRMDEARHLLSKEASANPTSVNMYKILDDLMKKMPVPSLGNTQTLTEMELKWQHWHEECQRYLQDGTFASNSHMESICKILLGDEDAILEKKELMTTWYHFLVTRLLYSHPTVKPMELRFYAQSSMDLFLGGESSPEPLDTILMAAFEFEMHQVIKECSIALSNWWFVAHLTDLLDHCKLLQSHNLYFGSNMREFLLLEYASGLFSHHSLWQLGVDYFDHCPEYGRVYLELHIERIPLNTEQKALKVLRICEQRQMHEQVRSICKIMAMKALRNNRLGSALSWSIRAKDAAFATLISDRFLKDYCERGCFSDLDLIDNLGPSMLLSDRLTFLGKYREFHRLYGEKRFSEAAKLLLMLMTAHIAPCSFWMTLLTDALPLLEQKEVVFSAEQTYELMRCLEDLTAGKSDKQKFQDDVETMKVEMLRLALARNLARVIVKEGTLEGS; this is encoded by the exons ATGGAGGAGCTGGATGCGGAGCCGCCGCTGATG GTGGTGCCGGGCGCGGACCCCGCCGCCAGGCAGCTGTGCTTCGCCTGGGGCCCCGCCGAGGTGCTGGTGTGCGAGACCCTCTTCGGCCGCAGAGGTGGGTCCCCGGTCCCCGTCCCCCGGTCCCCGTCCCCCGTCCCGATCCCCGGTCCCCGATCCCCGTCCCCCACCCGGTCCCCGTCCCGTCCCCGGGCGCTGACGGGCTGTGTTGCAGGCACCGGGGAGGGAGGGCCCAGCGCCTCCCGCGTTTTCGTGGTCCGCAAGGATCAGGACATCTACATCCAGACCCTGCGGAAACTCTTCAACGAGTCGCACGGGATCTTCGTCGGGCTCCAGCGGAGCgaggaggagctggtggggaagtCGAGGAAAGCGCA GTTGGTTCAAGTGAGTAAAAACTACCGCTCGGTGATCAGAGCCTGTATGGAGGACATGCACCAGGCAGCTT TTTCAGCCCGggacccagccctgcagagccagtATAGCACACAG gTTTCTATTCTCTCTGCAATGGAGCTGATCTGGAACCTCTGTGAGATTCTCTTTGTtgaagcagctgcag CTGGCCCCCTTCTTCTTCGCCTCCTTGACTGGGTTCGACTTCATGTCTGTGATGTTGACAACATGGTCCGCGAAGTTCTGAGCAGTGAAAATCCATCGAAACACAAACTCTTCTGGAACGTG GTGGATGTCTTTGTGCTGCAAGGCCGAATGGATGAAGCACGGCACTTGCTCTCCAAGGAAGCCAGTGCCAATCCCACGTCAGTGAACATGTACAAAATCTTGGATGACTTGATGAAGAAGATGCCTGTGCCCAGT CTTGGCAACACCCAGACACTGACAGAGATGGAGCTGAAGTGGCAGCACTGGCATGAAGAATGTCAGCGTTATCTACAAGATGGAACTTTTGCTTCCAATTCCCACATGGAATCCATCTGCAAG ATCCTGCTGGGAGACGAGGATGCCATACTGGAGAAAAAGGAACTGATGACTACTTGGTACCACTTTCTGGTCACCCGACTCCTGTATTCCCATCCAACTGTGAAGCCAATGGAACTGCGGTTTTATGCACAG TCTAGTATGGACCTGTTCCTGGGTGGAGAAAGCAGCCCTGAGCCTCTAGACACGATTTTAATGGCAGCCTTTGAATTTGAGATGCACCAAGTGATCAAGGAATGCAG CATCGCCCTGAGCAACTGGTGGTTTGTGGCTCATCTGACTGACCTACTGGATCACTGTAAACTCCTGCAATCTCACAATCTCTA TTTCGGTTCAAACATGCGTGAATTCCTCCTGCTAGAGTATGCCTCAGGACTCTTCTCCCATCACAG ccTCTGGCAGCTGGGGGTGGATTACTTTGACCACTGCCCAGAATACGGGAGGGTATATTTGGAGCTTCATATTGAACGGATACCCCTTAACACGGAACAGAAAGCCCTCAAAGTGCTGAGGATCTGTGAGCAGAGACAGATGCACGAACAAG TTCGTAGCATCTGCAAAATCATGGCCATGAAAGCTCTGCGGAATAATCGCTTGGGCTCTGCGCTGTCGTGGAGCATCAGAGCTAAGGATGCAGCTTTTGCTACACTGATATCAGACCG GTTCCTTAAGGACTATTGTGAAAGGGGGTGCTTCTCTGACTTAGACCTCATTGATAATTTGGGACCATCCATGCTGCTTAGTGACCGGCTAACATTTCTTG GCAAGTACCGAGAATTCCACCGGCTGTATGGGGAGAAGCGGTTCTCTGAAGCTGCCAAGTTGCTTTTGATGTTGATGACGGCTCACATCGCTCCTTGCTCCTTCTGGATGACCCTGCTGACAGACGCCCTTCccctgctggagcagaaagAG GTGGTATTTTCAGCAGAGCAGACCTACGAGTTGATGCGATGCCTGGAAGACCTGACGGCTGGGAAGTCGGATAAGCAGAAATTCCAG GATGACGTTGAGACTATGAAAGTGGAAATGCTGCGACTTGCTCTTGCACGAAATCTCGCACGAGTCATAGTCAAAGAAGGCACGTTGGAAGGATCCTGA
- the GGA3 gene encoding LOW QUALITY PROTEIN: ADP-ribosylation factor-binding protein GGA3 (The sequence of the model RefSeq protein was modified relative to this genomic sequence to represent the inferred CDS: deleted 1 base in 1 codon): protein MAEAEGESLESWLNKATNPSNRQEDWEYIIGFCDQINKELEGPQIAVRLLAHKIQSPQEWEAVQALTVLEACMKNCGRRFHNEVGKFRFLNELIKVVSPKYLGDRVSEKVKTKVIELLYSWTVALPEESKIKDAYYMLKRQGIVMFDPVIPADRTLIPSPPPRPKNPVFDDEEKSKLLAKLLKSKNPDDLQEANKLIKSMVKEDEARIQKVTKRMHTLEEVNNNVKLLNEMLVHYSKEDSSEADRELMKELYERCETKRRTLFKLASETEDNDSSLGDILQASDNLSRVINSYKKIIEGQVINGEVDLPVMSVVEGSNSTSNLNTLIDLAGLDVTSTPPPPMAPTTLTPAPPAAPAEIPILPPPPQTLAQLRSGSSSQVEAAPAQQSSAANSLSLLDEELLCLGLNDPAPAAVKETSENNQWSMFENDQLDLDFFNPKMVTVACNSAGNPLLHHTSQTTCGTSVTLPSAFTASQAAPSIPAPNSAPFVFSAGPAAPAGPPKAIPAAPGYFGSSVGSNMSHKMDALGQLLEEAKGTATQGMATPSVFPGVTLPTAGTPAPLIAPAGLPAAASGAPPMPFPSSCPAGSGSPLFQPTSFQQQGSPLKAPEISLANVHVPLESIKPSSALPVTAYDKNGFRILLHFARECPPGRSDVLVVVVSMLNTAPLPVKNIVLQAAVPKSMKVKLQPPSGTELSPFNPIQPPAAITQVMLLANPAKEKVRLRYRLTFTLGDQPSTEVGEVDQFPPVEQWGNL from the exons ATAAAGCCACTAACCCATCTAACAGGCAAGAAGACTGGGAATACATCATTGGATTCTGTGACCAGATCAACAAAGAACTCGAAGG GCCACAGATAGCTGTGAGACTCCTGGCTCATAAAATCCAGTCGCCACAGGAATGGGAAGCAGTCCAAGCCTTGACA GTGCTAGAAGCTTGTATGAAGAATTGTGGGAGAAGATTTCATAATGAAGTAGGGAAGTTTCGCTTTTTAAACGAGTTAATAAAAGTTGTGTCTCCAAAG TACCTGGGAGACCGAGTTTCAGAGAAGGTGAAGACCAAAGTCATTGAATTGCTGTATAGCTGGACGGTGGCATTGCCAGAGGAATCCAAAATCAAGGATGCCTACTACATGCTGAAGCGACAAG GAATCGTTATGTTTGATCCTGTGATACCTGCAGACAGAACCCTGATTCCTTCGCCA CCGCCTCGTCCCAAAAACCCTGTGTTTGATGATGAGGAGAAATCCAAG CTTCTAGCcaaactgctgaaaagcaaaaacccaGATGATTTGCAAGAGGCCAACAAGCTTATAAAATCCATGGTAAAAGAG GATGAGGCTCGGATTCAAAAAGTGACAAAACGCATGCACACGCTGGAGGAAGTAAATAACAATGTGAAGCTGCTGAATGAGATGTTGGTTCATTACAGCAAAGAGGACTCATCAGAGGCCGATAGGGAGCTCATGAAG GAGCTCTATGAAAGGTGTGAAACCAAAAGACGGACGTTATTCAAGCTGGCCAGTGAGACGGAGGATAATGACAGCAGTTTGG GGGATATTCTGCAGGCCAGTGACAATTTATCCCGTGTGATAAATtcctataaaaaaataatagagggGCAAGTGATCAATGGCGAAGTGGATCTCCCTGTGATGTCTGTAGTGGAAG GGAGTAACTCCACAAGTAATCTCAACACCCTCATTGACCTTGCTGGACTGGACGTCACCAGCACCCCGCCACCTCCAATGGCACCCACCACCCTGAcgccagcccccccagcagccccagcagaaaTCCCCATCCTCCCGCCTCCTCCCCAGACACTGGCACAGTTGCGGAGCGGTTCCTCCAGCCAAGTGGAAGCCGCACCGGCTCAGCAGAGTAGCGCAGCCAACTCCCTCTCCTTGCTGGATGAGGAGCTTCTGTGCTTAG gccTGAATGACCCAGCACCTGCAGCGGTGAAGGAGACCTCAGAAAACAACCAGTGGAGCATGTTTGAG AATGACCAGCTGGACCTGGATTTCTTTAATCCGAAGATGGTGACTGTTGCTTGCAACTCTGCGGGGAACCCTCTTCTCCATCACACATCACAGACCACGTGTGGAACATCAGTGACGCTGccctctgctttcacagcctctcaagctgctcccagcatcccagcaccaaACTCAGCACCATTTGTATTCTCTGCTGGACCGGCTGCCCCTGCGGGGCCTCCTAAGGCTattccagctgctcctgggtACTTCGGCTCCTCTGTGGGGAGCAATATGTCACATAAGATGGACGCATTGGGACAACTCCTTGAAGAAGCCAAAGG GACTGCCACCCAAGGCATGGCGACACCTTCAGTGTTCCCTGGGGTTACTCTGCCAACCGCTGGCACCCCTGCCCCGTTAATAGcacctgcagggctgcctgccgCTGCCTCCGGAGCCCCTCCAATGCCTTTCCcaagcagctgccctgctggctcAGGAAGTCCTCTCTTCCAGCCGACATCATTCCAGCAGCAAGGCAGTCCCCTGAAAGCACCTGAAATTTCTTTGGCCAATGTCCATGTTCCCTTGGAGTCCATTAAACCCA GCAGTGCCCTCCCGGTGACAGCCTATGACAAGAACGGCTTCCGGATCCTCTTGCACTTTGCCAGGGAGTGCCCGCCGGGAAGGTCGGATGTGCTGGTTGTGGTAGTCTCCATGCTGAACACAGCACCGCTCCCTGTGAAGAACATcgtgctgcaggctgctgtgccGAAG TCCATGAAAGTGAAGTTACAGCCACCCTCTGGCACAGAGCTGTCTCCATTCAATCCCATCCAGCCGCCTGCTGCCATCACCCAAGTCATGCTTCTGGCAAATCCTGCGAAG GAGAAAGTGAGGCTGAGGTACCGACTGACCTTCACACTGGGAGaccagcccagcacagaggtggGCGAAGTGGATCAGTTTCCCCCGGTAGAGCAGTGGGGGAATCTATGA
- the NUP85 gene encoding nuclear pore complex protein Nup85 isoform X2 gives MEELDAEPPLMVVPGADPAARQLCFAWGPAEVLVCETLFGRRGTGEGGPSASRVFVVRKDQDIYIQTLRKLFNESHGIFVGLQRSEEELVGKSRKAQLVQVSKNYRSVIRACMEDMHQAAFSARDPALQSQYSTQVSILSAMELIWNLCEILFVEAAAAGPLLLRLLDWVRLHVCDVDNMVREVLSSENPSKHKLFWNVVDVFVLQGRMDEARHLLSKEASANPTSVNMYKILDDLMKKMPVPSLGNTQTLTEMELKWQHWHEECQRYLQDGTFASNSHMESICKILLGDEDAILEKKELMTTWYHFLVTRLLYSHPTVKPMELRFYAQSSMDLFLGGESSPEPLDTILMAAFEFEMHQVIKECSIALSNWWFVAHLTDLLDHCKLLQSHNLYFGSNMREFLLLEYASGLFSHHSLWQLGVDYFDHCPEYGRVYLELHIERIPLNTEQKALKVLRICEQRQMHEQVRSICKIMAMKALRNNRLGSALSWSIRAKDAAFATLISDRFLKDYCERGCFSDLDLIDNLGPSMLLSDRLTFLGKYREFHRLYGEKRFSEAAKLLLMLMTAHIAPCSFWMTLLTDALPLLEQKEVVFSAEQTYELMRCLEDLTAGKSDKQKFQDDVETMKVEMLRLALARNLARVIVKEGTLEGS, from the exons ATGGAGGAGCTGGATGCGGAGCCGCCGCTGATG GTGGTGCCGGGCGCGGACCCCGCCGCCAGGCAGCTGTGCTTCGCCTGGGGCCCCGCCGAGGTGCTGGTGTGCGAGACCCTCTTCGGCCGCAGAG GCACCGGGGAGGGAGGGCCCAGCGCCTCCCGCGTTTTCGTGGTCCGCAAGGATCAGGACATCTACATCCAGACCCTGCGGAAACTCTTCAACGAGTCGCACGGGATCTTCGTCGGGCTCCAGCGGAGCgaggaggagctggtggggaagtCGAGGAAAGCGCA GTTGGTTCAAGTGAGTAAAAACTACCGCTCGGTGATCAGAGCCTGTATGGAGGACATGCACCAGGCAGCTT TTTCAGCCCGggacccagccctgcagagccagtATAGCACACAG gTTTCTATTCTCTCTGCAATGGAGCTGATCTGGAACCTCTGTGAGATTCTCTTTGTtgaagcagctgcag CTGGCCCCCTTCTTCTTCGCCTCCTTGACTGGGTTCGACTTCATGTCTGTGATGTTGACAACATGGTCCGCGAAGTTCTGAGCAGTGAAAATCCATCGAAACACAAACTCTTCTGGAACGTG GTGGATGTCTTTGTGCTGCAAGGCCGAATGGATGAAGCACGGCACTTGCTCTCCAAGGAAGCCAGTGCCAATCCCACGTCAGTGAACATGTACAAAATCTTGGATGACTTGATGAAGAAGATGCCTGTGCCCAGT CTTGGCAACACCCAGACACTGACAGAGATGGAGCTGAAGTGGCAGCACTGGCATGAAGAATGTCAGCGTTATCTACAAGATGGAACTTTTGCTTCCAATTCCCACATGGAATCCATCTGCAAG ATCCTGCTGGGAGACGAGGATGCCATACTGGAGAAAAAGGAACTGATGACTACTTGGTACCACTTTCTGGTCACCCGACTCCTGTATTCCCATCCAACTGTGAAGCCAATGGAACTGCGGTTTTATGCACAG TCTAGTATGGACCTGTTCCTGGGTGGAGAAAGCAGCCCTGAGCCTCTAGACACGATTTTAATGGCAGCCTTTGAATTTGAGATGCACCAAGTGATCAAGGAATGCAG CATCGCCCTGAGCAACTGGTGGTTTGTGGCTCATCTGACTGACCTACTGGATCACTGTAAACTCCTGCAATCTCACAATCTCTA TTTCGGTTCAAACATGCGTGAATTCCTCCTGCTAGAGTATGCCTCAGGACTCTTCTCCCATCACAG ccTCTGGCAGCTGGGGGTGGATTACTTTGACCACTGCCCAGAATACGGGAGGGTATATTTGGAGCTTCATATTGAACGGATACCCCTTAACACGGAACAGAAAGCCCTCAAAGTGCTGAGGATCTGTGAGCAGAGACAGATGCACGAACAAG TTCGTAGCATCTGCAAAATCATGGCCATGAAAGCTCTGCGGAATAATCGCTTGGGCTCTGCGCTGTCGTGGAGCATCAGAGCTAAGGATGCAGCTTTTGCTACACTGATATCAGACCG GTTCCTTAAGGACTATTGTGAAAGGGGGTGCTTCTCTGACTTAGACCTCATTGATAATTTGGGACCATCCATGCTGCTTAGTGACCGGCTAACATTTCTTG GCAAGTACCGAGAATTCCACCGGCTGTATGGGGAGAAGCGGTTCTCTGAAGCTGCCAAGTTGCTTTTGATGTTGATGACGGCTCACATCGCTCCTTGCTCCTTCTGGATGACCCTGCTGACAGACGCCCTTCccctgctggagcagaaagAG GTGGTATTTTCAGCAGAGCAGACCTACGAGTTGATGCGATGCCTGGAAGACCTGACGGCTGGGAAGTCGGATAAGCAGAAATTCCAG GATGACGTTGAGACTATGAAAGTGGAAATGCTGCGACTTGCTCTTGCACGAAATCTCGCACGAGTCATAGTCAAAGAAGGCACGTTGGAAGGATCCTGA